Below is a window of Thermoplasmata archaeon DNA.
GAGCTCCACTCCAGCTCGATTATTGCCCTCGTCGAGCTCATCAATGGCGCGATCGGGGTCGGCCAGAATCATGATGGTGTGCCAGCCACGCGGGAGGGAGAGGGTGGTCCGGAGCTCCATGCCATACCCCACCGGCAGTCTCAGCCCCTCCCAGCGCCTCAACACTTCACCGTCCAGCTCGAGCGCCGCGGAGGCATTAGGTAGCTCGGCCTCGCCCGCGTTTCTGATAATCGCCCTGACGCTTACGACCTCTCCCTCGACCGGTGAGGGCGGCTGGACGATGAGCTCTCCTGCCTGGAGGTCCAGCCGGGGTGGAGGTGGTCCAACACTGACCCAGAGATAAAGGGCATTGTTCCCCTCGTTCCATTCCTTGATATCGTCTCCGGCGTCGACCACGAACCCGAGCTCGTGCCTGCCATCGAGCGCGACCCAGGCGGTCTTCACAACGTGCATTTCTCCTCTGCTGATATTGATGAATTCACTCGAGAGCGGTGTCCGGTCCACAAAAAAGTCAACCCTGACTCCTTTCACATCGTAGGAGCAGTTGTTAAGGACCCCGGCCTCGATATGAAGAACCTCGCCCTCGGCGGGGCTCGCATTGAAGCTGAGCGAGAGTGCCTCGAGCTCATATATCCTTCCGGCCGGGAGGGGTGTCGCCTCCTGATTGGAGAGGTTGACGTCCAGCAGCCAGCCCTCCGGATCCAGGACCACTCTCGGGACCCTTTGGCCGGCGGAGAGCGAGACCCTCGAGGCTACGCCGTCCCAGCCGGCTCTTATTGTCTCTCGAGACCCATCCTCATACTCCAGACCGATATCCACCCGGGCGCGGGCCGAGAGGAGGTTGACGGGCTCAAGCTCGAGATACACCCCGGTCCCGTTCTCGTACTCCCTCGCCGCGGGCAGCGCGATGTCGAGGTCCTTCGTGGTGTTCAGCCACTGGTCAAAGAATGCGTTCAGCGGTAGGGGGCAGCGATGCTTTGCCTTCGATATGAACCGGTCCGCGCTCGCCCAGCCGTACTCGTTCTCCTCCACGAACTCGCGGAGGGTTGCGTTGAAGGACGCGTCCCCCATCAAGCCTCTGAGCATGTGAAGTATGTATGCGCCCTTCGCATAAAGAACGGGGAAAGTCAGGGCGTCGCCCCAGGTGGTCGAGCGCACGGGCTTCTCTTCCGGCGAGTCGTGGACGGCGGCGAAGGAATCCCTGTCGCTCTCGAGCCTTGTCTTTGTTCCATACCGGCTCATCTCGTACATGCACAGCAGGTACTCAGCGAAGCCCTCCCATATCCACTGGTAGCCCCAGCCGGTGTAGCCGGTTTTGTAGGGGAACCACATGTGGCCGAGCTCGTGGCCTAGGAGCTTAAAGTCGCAGCCCGTCCCGGAGAAGGCTAGGGGCTTGAGCATCACCATCCCCGAACAGGCGTAGCCGTCGTAGGTCTGGTGGTCCGTCTCCACGATTTTCAGGCTCTTCCTGTCGTAGGAGCCGAGGAGGGCCGAGTGGTGGGAGAGTATCGCCGCCGCCTCCTGCAGGTGGGCCGGGGCCGAGGCACTGTGGTGGGGGTATGTGTAGACCGTGATGTTGACCCCGTTCCACTGGAGGGAGGTTGCAGTGTAGTTCGCGGCCGCGAACGCTGGCCTTATGCAGGGCCTGTCCGTGACCCATGTGTAGTTCGCCCAAAGAGACCCCCTCTCAACTTCCGTGAGCTCCCCGTCCGCCACCGCGGTCCACTCCGCGGGGCAGCATATTTTCAGTCTGTAGTCGGCCCAGTCGGAGGTGTGGTGGTAAAGGTACCAGGCGGTCGAGCCCTTGACATACGCTCCCTCAGGACCGACATAGTCGTCCCTGAGCCCGCCCTCATAGACCCGGAGCTCGCCCCTGTAGGAAATATTCAAGGCGACCGTGCCGTTCGGCGGAATTCTCCCCGGGAGCCTGACTGTCAGTCGGCTCCCCTCTCTGGAGAAGTCCAGCGCCTCGCCGCCGGCCTCTAGGAGGGTCACCTCAAGTGTATCAAGGAGCTGAAAAACTAGCTCACTAATGTAGATGTTCGCCCTGATGATAACCTGCGCGTCGGCGGATATCCCGTGCGTATCGGGATGCAGAAAGATGGTGATATTCTGCGAGAGTACCTCGGCGCTGGACTGTGTGTCGAGGGCCCGAGGGCCCCTCTCGTCTGCGAGAGCGGCCCCAGCCCGGCTTTCCGTGGCCACCGGCGGGGCCGGAAGGAGCAGTGAGGAGAGTATCGCGAGAGCAAGAAGGCTCCGTCTGATGCGCATGGCTGATTTATCATTGACGGAGTAATATAAAAAATCAGCGGTACGCATAGGGTAAGCGCGAGCGCTATCAAATCGGTGGTAGGGCCTCATGAGAACGCCATCGCGATAGCCGTCGCAGCGAGGCCCGACGCGGAGAGGGCGGCGTTCAATGCCGGGCTCCGGTCGCCCAAACGCGAGAGCGAGAGCGCCCGCCAGCCGCACCACGGCGTCGGGAGTGCCCCCGCGGCAGTGGGCATCAGAAACCTCCTTCCTCCGTGCTCCAGCACACTCTCGGGCGGATAGGGAGCGAGCCAGCTCTCCGGCGAGAGCGCCCGGGGCCACAGGAATATACCCTCGGCAGTGAAAGCATCGGCGGCGAGGTGCGACGAGAATGCTGAGAGGGAGGCGATGGCGGCCTCCCGGATTGAGCCGGGAGAGATGGCCGACGCGACGGTGCAGATGACGAGGCTCCAGGTTGCGGCCGCCGGAATCGAGTGGCCGAGGGGGGTCCTGGTCGGCGGAAGGGGCGTCCTGTCGAGCTCGATGAGCACGGAAACTATGCCCGAGAAAAAGACGGTGCCGGAGACCGGGGGGAGGCCCCATAGGGCGCGGATTCCGGCGGAGAACGCCACCGCCGCGAGGGCGTGGGCTACAGCCCCAGGAATGACATCACCCCCGCGTCGGCGCCGAGGAAGAAGAGAATCACCGGCAGGAGAATCGCGCCCATCAGATGGACCCTCCTGACGCCCGCGAGGGGCGGAATCAGGCCTAGACAGAGCGCAACCGCGGCAACTGCGAGACCGGCCACCCCCGAGAACACGAGCATGAGCGACACGAGCAGGGCCGCCACGCAGAGCTGGAGCTTCCTATACGGGACCCTCTCGTATACGCGCGCAAGCGCTCTTCCAACAATCAGCGTCAGAGGGAGCGCAAGCGCTGCCCCGACGGCGGCGGAGAATATAAGGAGCGCGAAGGCGCGGGGCATCGAGGCTGCGGGCCACCAGGGCTCCAGAGAACCCTCGAGAACCATCCGCGTCAGATGAAGTGCTCCGCTGCGCGCCCTCAGAATCACGAAAAGCGCGACGATATTGAAAAACGCGTTCGCCACGCTCACCGCGGACAGTGATATCAGGAACTCCCTCGCGTCATCGCCTCTGTGGAGAGAGCCCTCTCGCGACCGACCCCTCCCGGCCTCCTTTCCCTTTCTGGCACCCCCTTCCCCGACACCTACAAACCCATACCCCTTTCCACCATTGTTCGAGCCGTTGTTCTCATTACCTGCATGTCTTCCGTCAATGCTCGGGCCGCTGCCGTCGCCCATTTCTCCCCTCTCACATCCCTCACCGCCTGTCATTAGCCTCGCTATCACCGAGCCGTGGGCCGAGGTCATGCCGGGATACCAGCCGATGAGTCCCCCCGCGAGTGTGCCGGTGAGAATCGCCAGAAGCCTTCTCCGGAGGGGAAGAGGCGTCTCCAGCGTTCTCTGTGGCGGTGTGGCGGGAGCGTCCAGGGCACCTAGGAGGAGGGCGGGCATGCCGAAGAGACCGCAGAGGAGCGGGAAGAGCATGACGCCCTCAGGAATCGGGGGAGCGCCGAGCAGGTACCAGTTGCGCGAGCCCACCCTCCCTCCGCCAAGCACGACAAGCCCGAGAAATCCGGAGGCGAGAAAGAACGCGGCCGCAAGCAGCCTCCGGCCGATTCCCCAGCCGCCTTCAAGCGCCCGCGCCACCCTGCCCTCGACGATAACGATCTCCCCGACCCGGAGCCCATCAGCTAACGACTCCCTGCCCTCCGGAACGAGCACCTCGACTGCTCCCCCTTCCTCGACGACGAAAGAGACCCCTCCATTAATACGCTTCACCTCCGACACAACCCCGGCGAGCCTGACCATTCCGCCGATGTGCGCGGGGACAGCCCAAGGCCTCACATCAACTACGCCCACCTTCTCGAGCCATTCCCCGCCTCCCGAGAGAGCAAGGGAGGCGCTGGCCACACGCTCGAGAACCAGCGCGCACCGGTGCGCCGGTTCCGCCGGGCCGTAGCGACTCGAGGAGGCGTTTTTGAGCGCCAGTTCCCTGGCCTGACGAGCCGCGGGGGACGGAGGCTCGCTGACGATAAGAACGACCGCTATTAGAATCAAAATGAGGGCCAGGCAGGGCCTGAGCCTCTCATAGGCCTCCACTGGGTCCCCCATGAGAAGCCTGAAGATGGGGAGGGCTAAGAGGCTCGCCGCAAGACCTCCGGCGCAGCCCGTGAGCGAGCACCTGACGGCCTCGAGCCCCCTGCCCTCGAGCAGCATCCTGTGGGCCGGGAGGACCGAGAGGGTCCTTGCAGGGTCCGGCGCACCGAGGAAAACCGAGGGCAGGAGGCTGGTGAATGTGTGGGCGATGACGGCGGAGACCATGACCGATGCCACGAGCAGGGGCCCCTCTGGACCGGCGGCGCCGAGCCACGCCACGAGCGCTACCAGTGCCCCACTCAAAGCAGCCGAGGACCCTGCGATCAAATAGGCGAGGTTGTTGATATGGAGCCCCGGGACAAGGCCGGCGGCGGCCCCCGCAAGAGCTCCTATAACCGAGGCGAGCAGGACAGAAACCAGGAGGGCAACGGGCTCCACAAGGCTCCCGAAGCGGGCCGGGGGTATTTCAAAGCCCCGTGGTAGGTACCAGCTCACATTTCATAGAGCCGGACGTATGCCGCCGCCTCCGTTTCCAGCCACTCCGCCAGCAAAATCTCCAGGGGTGCGTCACCGTCGCAATCAACGAGAAGAAATCCGGCGGTGATTTCGTGGAGTCCGGTGGCATTGGCGATTTCTTTCTTCCCCACTCCCGAGAAAACCCTGAGCGTTGTGTTGGCGCCACCGCTCTCGCTCCAGCTCCCCACGCAGGCCGCCACCAGCTCCGCCACCCCGTCTCCGTTCACGTCGCCCGCGGCGAGCCAAGAGACCTGGCCGACGTCGCCGGTCCTCCAGAGCTCTATCCAGTCGCTCCCGAAAACGACGACCCTGCCCCTGAAATCACCCTCGTCGTTCTCGCTCTCGACCACGCCCGCGCAGAGCTCGGGCCCGGCCCGGCCGTCAATGTCCGCGGCAAGAAGGGCTGTCACGCCGCCGATGTTGGCGGACCTCCAATTGACCGTCATCCCTGGGTCTAGGGCGTAGACGCAGCCCCTGTAGGAACCCGTGGTGTCGTCGCGCTCCGATTCACCCACCAGCACCTCCATCACACCGTCGCCGTTGAGGTCGGCCAGTGCAAATGCGCTGGGCAGGACCCCCCTCAGCTCGCCCTTGATCACCGGCTCGCCAGTCACCCATTCGAAGCCGGAGACGTTGCACACAACGCCCGCAATAGTGAAGCCGCTCACCGTGGCGAGGGCGATTTCAACGGCGGCGTCCCCGTCAATATTCTCCGCGGCGGCCAGGAGCGTCAGGCCCCAGCCGGTACTATTCCATATCTGATTGAGACTCCGGTCGTAGGCCGCCAGCCCTCCCCTGAGTCTCATCCCCCCACCCGCGAGGTCAATGGATGTGGTTTGAATGTATCCGGCCAGAATCTCCTTCCGGAGGTCTAGGTCCAGGTCGGCGACCAGGACGCTCGTTACGGCCCCCGGCATCGCCGCCTGTTGCTCCAAGGAGTGGGTTGCGCCGTCGAAAATTTGGATCGCGCCCTCCTCGACCATCCCATACGGGTCAGCAGTGACGCGGAGTTCCAGTCCGACAATGAGTTCCAAGGCTGGGTCGTCGTCAAGGCTTACCGCCATTAGCGCCGAAGGCTCCCCGATGTCCTCGCTCCTCCACTCCTCCTGACGGGTCGCGAGGTCGTAGATGACCACGCGGCCGTGGGCGACGCCGCTCTCGTCCACGCCGGCCCCGAGCGCAACCACGAGTTCCCTGTGGCCGTCAGCGTCCAAGTCCTCTATGAGCATGTGGACAATGTGCTCCGTGAAGGCCCCCAGCGCCCAGACCCGGGAGAGCCCCGGGAGCACGGTCACATTCACGGATGCGGTGGAACAGGCGCCCCAGGGGTCCCGGACGGTGACACTGACCCTGAACCTCCCAGGCTCGATGTAAGAGTGGCTCACCCTCGCCCCTTCCGCCCCGCTGCCGTCGCCCAGGTCCCACTCGAACCTCAGCTCCTCCCCGTCCGGGTCGCTGGAGGCGCTGGCGTCGAAGAGGAACGGGGCGCCCGAGGGGCCCTCATCCGGGCTCGCCGAGACCCGCGCCGTCGGAGGCCGGTTCACGTTCGTCACGGTGATGTTCCAGGCAGTGGAGGCGTTGAGTCTCCCGTCGGAGACCACGACCTTCAGAGAGTATCTCCCGCTCGAGGTGTAGTTGGTTATGAAAGTGTAGTGGCTCTCCTGAGGGGAGCCCACGGGGGCGCCGTTGAGGCTCCAGCTGTAACTCAATGGGTCGCCGTCAGGGTCGAGGGCGGTGACGGTGAAGAGCTGTGCGGAGTTCTCGGGGAGGCTGAAGTCCCTCTCCGGGTTGTAGCTCACTATCTCCGGGGGCAGGTTCGTGTTCCTGACGGTGATGTTCCACGAGTGGGAGGCGCTCTCGCTCCCGTCCGAGAAGGTCACGCGGGCCCTGTGGACGCCGCTGGAGCGGTAGTCGGGCCGGTAGATGAGCTCCGCCTGAGGCCCCGTGCCGTTGCTCCTAACGCCCTCGTCCACCACCCAGACCCAGCTCAGGATGTCGCCATCCGCGTCGGAGGCCGAGGCCCTCAGCGCCACCGTCTCTCCCTCGGCCATCGTGACGTCCATGAGGGGGTCCACCGTCTCTATCTTCGGCGGGCGGTTCACGTTCCTGACCGTCAGCCTCCATGAGGCGGAGGCCGAGGCCTTTCCGTCGCTGACGGAGGCCCGGATTTCGTAGACACCCTGGCTCTTATAATCGGAGACGAAGGTGTACCTACTCCCGTTCCCGACCGGTTTCGAGCCGACAAACCATGAATAGGCGAGCTCGTCGAGGTTCGGGTCGGAGGCGTTGACGCCGAAGGTCAGGTTACGGCCCTCGTCAATCGCCACGAGCTCGCTCGCGGGAAAGAAGGACTCGATTACGGGCGGTCCGTTGTAGACGGTGATGGTCAGGGTGTCGGTGTCGCTCAGCTTCCCGTCGGACACCGTCAGCACCACCTGGAAGGAGCCGTCCTCGAAGTAGTTGTGGACGACCGACGGGGCTTCGACGGGCGGCGTCCCGTCCCCGAAATCCCAGACGAAGCCCAGCGGGTCTCCGTCCGGGTCCGTGGACCCGGTGCCGTCCAGGGAGACGTCGAAGTTGTGGAGAATTCTCGTGGCGCTCGCGCTGATGCGGGCGATGGGCGGGTTGTTGGTCGGGATGGTTCCGTGGGGCGTGGGGGCGGGGCCCTCCCCCCTCCTCAGAAGCAGGTAGGCCGCCGGGACGGCAACCGCCGCGACGACGAGGACAGCGAGTAGCGTCGCGAGAGCCTTTCTCTTCATCAAACCGCACCCGGATTCCCATCCGGCTACGGTTTTATTAACCTTTTGGCCGAAACAGATTTCATCACCCACTCGCATTCGGCTGGCGAGTACAATGGCGATAAGGGACGGCATCGCGCTGGATATTGACACGACCCGCGCGGCGGAGCCGACCGGCAGGGGGCGCGGGGCGATGGCAGGCGGCGGGGCCGGAGTCCCGAGGCCAGCGAGGGCCTCGCGAGTTGCGGGAGCGGTAGTCGCGGTCGTAGCTCTGGTTTTGGCCTCCGTGCTGGCCTACTACAGCCTCAGGAAGCCGCCGGAGGAGGAGCCGCGGCTCGAGCTCAAGCTCCAGAAGGAGAGCTTCTCGGCCGGCGATGTCGTCTCTGTGGAGGTCTGGCTGGACAACACCCGGGGTGGGGCCTGGAGGCACGTTCTGCCCTCTCCACAGCCATTCAGACTTGAGGTCCACAACTGGAGCGGCGGTGTGGTGGTGAACCACGATACGGGCGCGGAGCCGTCGGAGACGGAGCTGAGGGTGCTGGCCGGGGAGAGAAAGCTGCTCGGCACCTTCCTGTGGAACCAGAGCGTCCGGGTGGTGACCGACGGGAACGAGACCTGGGAGAGGGTGCCAGTGGGCGAGTACAGCGTGCTCGCTTGGCTGAATGGGAGGTTCGACATCCGGGCGGAGAAGAGGATCACGCTCGTCTAACTCATTTCAAGTCATATCTCCCCTCTGCCTCCCTCTCCACGATGTCCGCCAGAATCTCCACCGCGCCCCTCACGAAGTCCGGACAGACGGTCGTGAAGAGCCGCCTCTTCTTCGCCTCTATCCTGCCCCTCGCGGTGCTGATGTCGCAGCCCAGCAGCCCGCTACAGAGCGTCGAGCCGAAGCGCTTTGTGAACTCGGACGTGAAGTCTTGCACCATTGCGTAGACCCTGTCAATGTGGCGGTGGTCGCCACCCGCGTCCCTCCCGAAGAGCAGGCCGAGGCCCATCAGCGCCCCGCTGACCGCGCCGCACGGCCCCCCCGTTCGGGCCATCCCGCCGCCGAAGGGCGTGGCGGCTCTCGGGAAGCACCCCTCCCCCACGCTGAAATGCTCCGCCACAGCCTTCGTGACGGACTCTGCGCAGTTAAGAAGCTCCTCGAAGTTCTTCCCGGCCAGGCCGACGAGTTCCTCCCTGTCAACCCTGTACGACATTTCCTCCACTCCCCAGCCGTCCTCCGACGGTTATTGAGTGCCCCTCCCCATCTCCTCCTCTACCCATGCTAACCCCGAGGTCTCATCCTCGGCTGGCGGCCCCCTCTGGGAGACGCCCTCAGACCCTCCCGTGCTTCCTGAATGTATTGACCCACTCGATGAGGTCGCCCATGTGGCGCAGGGGCTCGCCAAGAACCTTGCTCGGCTCGACGATGCAGTGCATGT
It encodes the following:
- a CDS encoding PKD domain-containing protein, with amino-acid sequence MRIRRSLLALAILSSLLLPAPPVATESRAGAALADERGPRALDTQSSAEVLSQNITIFLHPDTHGISADAQVIIRANIYISELVFQLLDTLEVTLLEAGGEALDFSREGSRLTVRLPGRIPPNGTVALNISYRGELRVYEGGLRDDYVGPEGAYVKGSTAWYLYHHTSDWADYRLKICCPAEWTAVADGELTEVERGSLWANYTWVTDRPCIRPAFAAANYTATSLQWNGVNITVYTYPHHSASAPAHLQEAAAILSHHSALLGSYDRKSLKIVETDHQTYDGYACSGMVMLKPLAFSGTGCDFKLLGHELGHMWFPYKTGYTGWGYQWIWEGFAEYLLCMYEMSRYGTKTRLESDRDSFAAVHDSPEEKPVRSTTWGDALTFPVLYAKGAYILHMLRGLMGDASFNATLREFVEENEYGWASADRFISKAKHRCPLPLNAFFDQWLNTTKDLDIALPAAREYENGTGVYLELEPVNLLSARARVDIGLEYEDGSRETIRAGWDGVASRVSLSAGQRVPRVVLDPEGWLLDVNLSNQEATPLPAGRIYELEALSLSFNASPAEGEVLHIEAGVLNNCSYDVKGVRVDFFVDRTPLSSEFINISRGEMHVVKTAWVALDGRHELGFVVDAGDDIKEWNEGNNALYLWVSVGPPPPRLDLQAGELIVQPPSPVEGEVVSVRAIIRNAGEAELPNASAALELDGEVLRRWEGLRLPVGYGMELRTTLSLPRGWHTIMILADPDRAIDELDEGNNRAGVELFVRWPLNISLSFSPEDPLTLEPVTFYVNGSAQDYLFDFGDGISTGWRCETRATHTYTKAAVYEIVVRGRVGGYLEESARGFLRVSNRPPELSLFFNDTAPLSLTNVTMTARALDPDGEVRGVFWRLGDGSTARGERVVHSYSRPGSYEISCTATDDHGDNTSVVQRLTVRNRLPEVRWEVAGERAKARAGEKIALRAIARDPDGIVVSLSWNFGDGQSARGELVEHIYPRPGRYLVTLEAEDDFGAQGNFSDWVEVARGEATAGPDPLPLAAGVGAILAAALASIIGTIQHRKKKRLEREFFRKP
- a CDS encoding tripartite tricarboxylate transporter permease, with product MEPVALLVSVLLASVIGALAGAAAGLVPGLHINNLAYLIAGSSAALSGALVALVAWLGAAGPEGPLLVASVMVSAVIAHTFTSLLPSVFLGAPDPARTLSVLPAHRMLLEGRGLEAVRCSLTGCAGGLAASLLALPIFRLLMGDPVEAYERLRPCLALILILIAVVLIVSEPPSPAARQARELALKNASSSRYGPAEPAHRCALVLERVASASLALSGGGEWLEKVGVVDVRPWAVPAHIGGMVRLAGVVSEVKRINGGVSFVVEEGGAVEVLVPEGRESLADGLRVGEIVIVEGRVARALEGGWGIGRRLLAAAFFLASGFLGLVVLGGGRVGSRNWYLLGAPPIPEGVMLFPLLCGLFGMPALLLGALDAPATPPQRTLETPLPLRRRLLAILTGTLAGGLIGWYPGMTSAHGSVIARLMTGGEGCERGEMGDGSGPSIDGRHAGNENNGSNNGGKGYGFVGVGEGGARKGKEAGRGRSREGSLHRGDDAREFLISLSAVSVANAFFNIVALFVILRARSGALHLTRMVLEGSLEPWWPAASMPRAFALLIFSAAVGAALALPLTLIVGRALARVYERVPYRKLQLCVAALLVSLMLVFSGVAGLAVAAVALCLGLIPPLAGVRRVHLMGAILLPVILFFLGADAGVMSFLGL
- a CDS encoding PKD domain-containing protein produces the protein MKRKALATLLAVLVVAAVAVPAAYLLLRRGEGPAPTPHGTIPTNNPPIARISASATRILHNFDVSLDGTGSTDPDGDPLGFVWDFGDGTPPVEAPSVVHNYFEDGSFQVVLTVSDGKLSDTDTLTITVYNGPPVIESFFPASELVAIDEGRNLTFGVNASDPNLDELAYSWFVGSKPVGNGSRYTFVSDYKSQGVYEIRASVSDGKASASASWRLTVRNVNRPPKIETVDPLMDVTMAEGETVALRASASDADGDILSWVWVVDEGVRSNGTGPQAELIYRPDYRSSGVHRARVTFSDGSESASHSWNITVRNTNLPPEIVSYNPERDFSLPENSAQLFTVTALDPDGDPLSYSWSLNGAPVGSPQESHYTFITNYTSSGRYSLKVVVSDGRLNASTAWNITVTNVNRPPTARVSASPDEGPSGAPFLFDASASSDPDGEELRFEWDLGDGSGAEGARVSHSYIEPGRFRVSVTVRDPWGACSTASVNVTVLPGLSRVWALGAFTEHIVHMLIEDLDADGHRELVVALGAGVDESGVAHGRVVIYDLATRQEEWRSEDIGEPSALMAVSLDDDPALELIVGLELRVTADPYGMVEEGAIQIFDGATHSLEQQAAMPGAVTSVLVADLDLDLRKEILAGYIQTTSIDLAGGGMRLRGGLAAYDRSLNQIWNSTGWGLTLLAAAENIDGDAAVEIALATVSGFTIAGVVCNVSGFEWVTGEPVIKGELRGVLPSAFALADLNGDGVMEVLVGESERDDTTGSYRGCVYALDPGMTVNWRSANIGGVTALLAADIDGRAGPELCAGVVESENDEGDFRGRVVVFGSDWIELWRTGDVGQVSWLAAGDVNGDGVAELVAACVGSWSESGGANTTLRVFSGVGKKEIANATGLHEITAGFLLVDCDGDAPLEILLAEWLETEAAAYVRLYEM
- a CDS encoding C-GCAxxG-C-C family protein, translating into MSYRVDREELVGLAGKNFEELLNCAESVTKAVAEHFSVGEGCFPRAATPFGGGMARTGGPCGAVSGALMGLGLLFGRDAGGDHRHIDRVYAMVQDFTSEFTKRFGSTLCSGLLGCDISTARGRIEAKKRRLFTTVCPDFVRGAVEILADIVEREAEGRYDLK